The Juglans regia cultivar Chandler chromosome 2, Walnut 2.0, whole genome shotgun sequence genome includes a window with the following:
- the LOC108979475 gene encoding two-component response regulator-like APRR2 isoform X1, translating to MVCTANDLQEWKDFPKGLRVLLLDGDSSSAAEIRSKLEAMDYIVTTFCNENEALTAIVNKPESFHVAIVEVGTSDNHGSVKFLETAKDVPTIMTSNVHCLSTMMKCIALGAVEFLRKPLSEDKLRNIWQHVVHKAFNAGGSILCESLKPVKESVASMLQLPLENGELNNKISSETKNGSLVYENDHEHSGGSDKYPAPSTPQLKQGARLLDDGDCQDQTNCSTEKDNGEQDGESKSVETTCGDSIAEGTLQDGKPQTQHECLIKEDEESADGFKSDGKVSPHQHNKDNLGNIIGGGAEIPSKPSGFNSSVTRANRKKMKIDWTQELHKKFVRAVEQLGIDQAIPSRILELMKVEGLTRHNVASHLQKYRMHKRHILPKEEELRWPHARDAMQRSYYPHRPVMAIPSYHSSHTLSMPPVYPMWGPPGSNSAGVQMWGTGYPAWQPTDNWNWKPYPGMAADAWGCPVMTPPHCAYPSFPQDTSGIHHAGAVDISPGMTQNSFDLYPADEVIDKVVKEAISKPWLPLPLGLKPPSTESVLTELSRQGISTIPPHINGSHPF from the exons ATGGTTTGCACTGCTAATGATTTACAGGAGTGGAAAGACTTTCCGAAGGGACTTAGGGTGCTTCTGCTTGATGGAGACAGCAGTTCTGCGGCTGAGATAAGATCAAAGCTTGAGGCAATGGATTACATTG TTACTACATTCTGCAATGAGAATGAAGCTTTGACAGCAATTGTAAACAAGCCTGAAAGCTTTCATGTTGCTATCGTTGAG GTGGGTACAAGCGACAACCATGGAAGCGTTAAGTTTCTTGAAACTGCAAAGGACGTGCCGACCATTA TGACTTCAAACGTCCATTGCCTGAGCACCATGATGAAGTGCATAGCG CTTGGTGCAGTTGAGTTCCTGCGGAAGCCACTCTCTGAGGACAAACTCAGGAATATTTGGCAGCATGTGGTTCATAAG GCATTCAATGCTGGGGGTAGCATCCTCTGTGAATCACTAAAGCCTGTCAAAGAGTCTGTAGCGTCCATGCTGCAGCTACCGCTGGAAAATGGagaattgaataataaaatatcaagcGAAACCAAAAATGGGTCTCTTGTTTATGAAAATGACCATGAACACTCAGGAGGAAGTGACAAGTACCCAGCTCCTTCAACCCCACAATTGAAACAGGGAGCAAGGTTACTTGATGATGGGGATTGCCAAGATCAAACTAACTGCTCAACAGAAAAGGATAATGGCGAACAAGATGGTGAATCTAAATCTGTCGAAACTACTTGTGGTGATTCAATTGCTGAAGGCACTCTTCAGGATGGCAAACCTCAAACACAACATGAGTGTCTGATCAAAGAGGATGAGGAGTCTGCTGATGGTTTTAAAAGTGACGGAAAGGTGTCTCCTCACCAACATAATAAAGACAATCTTGGCAATATAATTGGTGGTGGTGCTGAAATCCCAAGTAAACCATCTGGATTTAATTCTAGCGTGACTCGAGCTAatcggaagaagatgaag ATAGACTGGACACAAGAACTGCACAAAAAGTTTGTGCGGGCAGTTGAACAACTAGGTATCGATCAAGCCATTCCCTCTCGGATACTAGAGCTCATGAAAGTGGAAGGTTTAACGAGGCATAACGTAGCAAGCCATCTCCAG AAATACCGGATGCACAAGAGACACATCTTGCCCAAGGAAGAGGAACTGAGATGGCCGCATGCAAGGGATGCAATGCAAAGAAGTTATTATCCACATAGACCAGTCATGGCCATCCCCTCATATCATTCTAGTCACACGCTCTCCATGCCTCCTGTTTATCCAATGTGGGGCCCGCCTGGTAGTAACTCAGCTGGAGTCCAGATGTGGGGTACTGGTTATCCTGCATGGCAACCAACAGATAATTGGAATTGGAAGCCTTATCCAGGG ATGGCTGCTGATGCTTGGGGCTGCCCTGTTATGACACCTCCACACTGTGCATATCCTTCATTCCCTCAA GACACTTCGGGGATTCACCATGCAGGTGCAGTTGATATTAGCCCTGGCATGACACAAAATTCTTTTGACCTATATCCG GCAGATGAGGTGATTGACAAGGTTGTTAAAGAGGCAATCAGCAAACCATGGCTACCCTTGCCCTTGGGCCTCAAGCCTCCCTCCACTGAGAGTGTACTAACAGAACTCTCCAGACAAGGCATCTCCACCATCCCTCCTCACATCAACGGCTCTCATCCCTTCTGA
- the LOC108979475 gene encoding two-component response regulator-like APRR2 isoform X2 codes for MVCTANDLQEWKDFPKGLRVLLLDGDSSSAAEIRSKLEAMDYIVTTFCNENEALTAIVNKPESFHVAIVEVGTSDNHGSVKFLETAKDVPTIMTSNVHCLSTMMKCIALGAVEFLRKPLSEDKLRNIWQHVVHKAFNAGGSILCESLKPVKESVASMLQLPLENGELNNKISSETKNGSLVYENDHEHSGGSDKYPAPSTPQLKQGARLLDDGDCQDQTNCSTEKDNGEQDGESKSVETTCGDSIAEGTLQDGKPQTQHECLIKEDEESADGFKSDGKVSPHQHNKDNLGNIIGGGAEIPSKPSGFNSSVTRANRKKMKKYRMHKRHILPKEEELRWPHARDAMQRSYYPHRPVMAIPSYHSSHTLSMPPVYPMWGPPGSNSAGVQMWGTGYPAWQPTDNWNWKPYPGMAADAWGCPVMTPPHCAYPSFPQDTSGIHHAGAVDISPGMTQNSFDLYPADEVIDKVVKEAISKPWLPLPLGLKPPSTESVLTELSRQGISTIPPHINGSHPF; via the exons ATGGTTTGCACTGCTAATGATTTACAGGAGTGGAAAGACTTTCCGAAGGGACTTAGGGTGCTTCTGCTTGATGGAGACAGCAGTTCTGCGGCTGAGATAAGATCAAAGCTTGAGGCAATGGATTACATTG TTACTACATTCTGCAATGAGAATGAAGCTTTGACAGCAATTGTAAACAAGCCTGAAAGCTTTCATGTTGCTATCGTTGAG GTGGGTACAAGCGACAACCATGGAAGCGTTAAGTTTCTTGAAACTGCAAAGGACGTGCCGACCATTA TGACTTCAAACGTCCATTGCCTGAGCACCATGATGAAGTGCATAGCG CTTGGTGCAGTTGAGTTCCTGCGGAAGCCACTCTCTGAGGACAAACTCAGGAATATTTGGCAGCATGTGGTTCATAAG GCATTCAATGCTGGGGGTAGCATCCTCTGTGAATCACTAAAGCCTGTCAAAGAGTCTGTAGCGTCCATGCTGCAGCTACCGCTGGAAAATGGagaattgaataataaaatatcaagcGAAACCAAAAATGGGTCTCTTGTTTATGAAAATGACCATGAACACTCAGGAGGAAGTGACAAGTACCCAGCTCCTTCAACCCCACAATTGAAACAGGGAGCAAGGTTACTTGATGATGGGGATTGCCAAGATCAAACTAACTGCTCAACAGAAAAGGATAATGGCGAACAAGATGGTGAATCTAAATCTGTCGAAACTACTTGTGGTGATTCAATTGCTGAAGGCACTCTTCAGGATGGCAAACCTCAAACACAACATGAGTGTCTGATCAAAGAGGATGAGGAGTCTGCTGATGGTTTTAAAAGTGACGGAAAGGTGTCTCCTCACCAACATAATAAAGACAATCTTGGCAATATAATTGGTGGTGGTGCTGAAATCCCAAGTAAACCATCTGGATTTAATTCTAGCGTGACTCGAGCTAatcggaagaagatgaag AAATACCGGATGCACAAGAGACACATCTTGCCCAAGGAAGAGGAACTGAGATGGCCGCATGCAAGGGATGCAATGCAAAGAAGTTATTATCCACATAGACCAGTCATGGCCATCCCCTCATATCATTCTAGTCACACGCTCTCCATGCCTCCTGTTTATCCAATGTGGGGCCCGCCTGGTAGTAACTCAGCTGGAGTCCAGATGTGGGGTACTGGTTATCCTGCATGGCAACCAACAGATAATTGGAATTGGAAGCCTTATCCAGGG ATGGCTGCTGATGCTTGGGGCTGCCCTGTTATGACACCTCCACACTGTGCATATCCTTCATTCCCTCAA GACACTTCGGGGATTCACCATGCAGGTGCAGTTGATATTAGCCCTGGCATGACACAAAATTCTTTTGACCTATATCCG GCAGATGAGGTGATTGACAAGGTTGTTAAAGAGGCAATCAGCAAACCATGGCTACCCTTGCCCTTGGGCCTCAAGCCTCCCTCCACTGAGAGTGTACTAACAGAACTCTCCAGACAAGGCATCTCCACCATCCCTCCTCACATCAACGGCTCTCATCCCTTCTGA